A genomic segment from Candidatus Brocadia sinica JPN1 encodes:
- a CDS encoding carboxypeptidase regulatory-like domain-containing protein — MRNTVFSLVHGRSGILWCMAVLLSVTFLAEAILAEQEGVDNVRLDETRPTEICKLLTNKTASEKAQIKSREIARQDFKGEYINTQYGVKVEIIGEVKEININGQSGIELFAKAWKGDKQLGFGKDGSVEIERFRIFNPPILVDDPNGDIVREWTDEKTGELKQRKLREDPIEAIRQTVAHNVKIVGKENAQIVIGKIGNTTSTFYPDAHPENTSHDAMLYTSPNASWDTVHDTANADGALDNYSGPDRFVYSGKDGDNFRIIRFQTLFDTSAIGSDTVSSATASLYVNLVNNGDNDGDDYIAVVSSNPASNTGAAVGDYSLMGTTAYSNTIDLSSMSTGDYVDWTINATGLAAINTSGITKFGFREGHDIIDSAYAGGFDTVNSIVTYAAEASGTANDPKLVVVHSTPTPTPTPTPIDTSAPSGSISINSGDSYTNSTSVNLTLSATDNVGVTGYYLSTSSTKPSASDSGWVSVSSTTSFSTSISYALSSGDGSKTLYAWYKDSGGNVSDTASDSIILDTTSSTVTITNPTTESTYTTMSSTINLGGTASDSTSGVNSVTWSNNRGGIGTAGGTTNWIVSSISLSYGDNIITVTATDGAGNPGKDTITVNYIHVDTPPPTPSPTPCTDDYEPNNSFSTAYGPLTSGNSYTGRICSASDVDYFKIIVDSAGTISLTLGVPSNRDYDLYLYDALQNEVALSQKDTGITETISYDTSTTGTYYIKVVGFQNDYDESQAYTLSGTWSISDETGDIYGRVTDAKAGTGINGATVSTDTGKSTTTSRQRGQDGAYVLQDVTAGVRTITATASGYASSSQSVTVDSGEQERLDFVLTSATTPPPTPTTTVSPVPTPTFTGSIEGEVVNQTDGKPIAGASVVLDSKANVTKTDTIGHYRFDNVSVGQHKITAGAKGFKQSEIETITVIANQTAHQNFSLMPLTTPTPVVSPTPISSPTPEVMPTPPCEAELMEVFPVELELEKEESSEVTITITCEDGITPVPGEKVKAKVKPGGDIVTVSPSNAATDSNGQAVFTITAKNKAGKAKVMFKDQAAGLKTRVKVKVIK; from the coding sequence ATGAGAAACACCGTATTTAGCCTTGTGCATGGCAGATCTGGTATTTTGTGGTGTATGGCAGTTCTTTTATCGGTAACATTCCTAGCAGAAGCAATTCTGGCTGAACAGGAGGGGGTGGATAATGTGAGGTTGGACGAAACGCGCCCAACGGAAATCTGCAAACTCCTCACAAACAAAACTGCCTCCGAAAAAGCACAAATCAAATCCCGTGAAATTGCCAGGCAGGATTTTAAGGGTGAATACATAAACACGCAGTACGGCGTAAAGGTGGAAATAATCGGTGAAGTAAAAGAGATTAACATCAATGGACAGAGCGGTATAGAACTCTTTGCAAAGGCGTGGAAAGGCGACAAACAACTCGGTTTCGGTAAAGACGGCTCGGTGGAAATAGAAAGGTTTAGGATATTTAACCCTCCCATTCTGGTGGACGACCCGAATGGTGATATTGTAAGAGAATGGACGGATGAAAAAACCGGCGAACTAAAACAAAGAAAACTAAGAGAAGACCCGATTGAAGCAATACGGCAGACAGTTGCCCATAATGTCAAAATTGTCGGAAAAGAGAACGCTCAAATAGTAATTGGTAAAATCGGCAATACCACCTCCACTTTTTATCCAGACGCTCACCCAGAAAACACAAGCCACGATGCAATGTTATACACCAGTCCTAATGCTTCTTGGGATACTGTTCACGATACGGCAAATGCAGACGGAGCACTTGATAATTACTCCGGTCCAGACCGATTCGTCTATTCTGGCAAAGATGGAGATAATTTCAGGATAATAAGATTCCAAACTCTTTTTGACACTTCAGCTATTGGTTCAGATACTGTAAGCTCCGCCACCGCTTCTTTGTATGTTAATTTGGTGAATAATGGCGATAACGACGGTGATGATTACATAGCGGTTGTTTCTTCCAATCCTGCTTCTAACACAGGTGCGGCTGTTGGTGATTATTCTTTAATGGGAACAACTGCTTATTCCAATACAATAGACTTATCTTCCATGTCCACAGGTGATTACGTTGACTGGACGATTAATGCGACCGGTTTGGCGGCAATTAATACCAGCGGAATTACCAAATTCGGTTTTCGCGAAGGGCACGATATTATTGATAGTGCTTATGCCGGAGGATTTGATACAGTAAACTCTATTGTTACCTACGCGGCTGAAGCATCCGGTACCGCCAACGATCCAAAACTTGTAGTGGTACATAGTACGCCTACCCCAACACCCACGCCGACACCAATCGACACCTCCGCCCCAAGCGGTTCAATAAGCATCAACAGCGGCGATTCATATACTAATTCAACCAGCGTTAACCTGACGCTTTCAGCAACGGATAATGTCGGGGTGACGGGTTATTACCTCTCTACCAGTTCAACCAAGCCCTCTGCCTCAGATTCTGGCTGGGTATCCGTCTCTTCCACCACCAGTTTTAGTACCAGTATTTCATATGCATTAAGCAGCGGTGACGGTAGTAAGACGCTCTATGCCTGGTATAAGGATTCTGGGGGAAATGTGTCAGATACCGCCAGTGATTCCATTATTTTAGACACCACATCGTCAACAGTGACTATTACTAACCCCACCACAGAGTCTACCTATACGACAATGAGTAGTACAATAAACCTAGGAGGTACCGCTTCGGATAGCACCAGCGGCGTAAATAGTGTGACGTGGAGCAATAATAGGGGAGGTATCGGCACGGCAGGTGGAACGACGAACTGGATCGTTTCCAGTATAAGTCTGTCATACGGAGATAATATAATAACGGTAACAGCTACGGATGGGGCGGGCAATCCGGGGAAAGATACAATAACCGTAAATTATATTCACGTAGATACACCACCACCAACGCCATCACCAACTCCCTGCACGGACGATTATGAGCCAAACAATAGCTTTAGCACGGCGTATGGTCCATTGACGTCAGGAAACAGCTATACTGGCAGGATATGCAGCGCCTCAGATGTGGATTATTTTAAGATAATAGTAGACAGCGCCGGTACGATCTCGCTGACGCTTGGAGTGCCGTCCAACAGGGATTACGATCTTTACCTCTACGATGCATTACAAAATGAGGTTGCACTTTCACAAAAAGACACGGGAATTACTGAAACAATATCATACGATACATCTACGACAGGGACATATTACATAAAGGTCGTTGGCTTTCAAAATGACTACGACGAGAGTCAAGCGTATACACTATCAGGGACATGGTCTATATCCGATGAAACAGGCGATATTTATGGCAGGGTAACAGACGCAAAGGCAGGTACTGGTATTAATGGGGCGACAGTATCGACCGATACGGGTAAATCTACCACAACGAGCAGACAGAGAGGACAGGATGGAGCTTATGTGTTGCAGGATGTAACCGCAGGGGTACGCACGATAACCGCAACGGCATCTGGCTATGCATCGTCTTCTCAATCTGTCACGGTTGATTCTGGTGAGCAAGAAAGGCTTGATTTTGTATTGACATCTGCTACAACTCCTCCACCGACACCAACAACAACTGTCTCACCTGTGCCAACACCCACATTTACCGGCAGCATTGAAGGCGAGGTCGTGAATCAGACAGATGGGAAACCTATTGCAGGTGCAAGCGTGGTGCTGGATTCAAAGGCGAATGTAACCAAGACCGATACAATTGGTCATTATCGTTTTGATAATGTATCTGTCGGGCAGCATAAGATAACAGCAGGGGCAAAGGGCTTCAAACAATCAGAAATAGAGACAATTACGGTAATTGCAAATCAAACAGCACATCAAAACTTTTCTTTAATGCCGTTGACTACCCCAACACCAGTGGTATCGCCAACACCAATATCATCGCCAACGCCGGAAGTAATGCCCACACCGCCATGTGAGGCAGAATTGATGGAGGTATTTCCGGTAGAACTCGAACTTGAAAAAGAGGAGAGCAGTGAGGTGACGATTACTATCACGTGCGAGGATGGTATTACCCCTGTTCCCGGAGAAAAGGTGAAGGCAAAGGTCAAACCTGGCGGCGATATTGTGACGGTCTCTCCGTCAAACGCAGCTACCGATTCCAACGGTCAAGCCGTATTTACCATTACTGCTAAAAATAAGGCAGGAAAAGCAAAAGTGATGTTCAAGGACCAAGCCGCTGGCCTTAAGACAAGGGTAAAAGTGAAGGTAATAAAATGA
- a CDS encoding N-acetyltransferase, whose translation MLRKAIIEDVEKIYKLINDFAAKNVMLPRSLSELYENIRDFFVFIENDNLIGCAALHIFWKDLAEIKSVAVLESHQRKGVGKKLAMACVREAKKLQIAKMFVLTYVPEFFEKCGFRRVEKETLPHKIWSECVKCHKFPDCGEIPLIYELNKNNGRGTAL comes from the coding sequence ATGTTACGAAAAGCAATCATTGAAGATGTAGAAAAGATTTACAAACTCATCAACGATTTTGCGGCAAAAAATGTGATGCTGCCTCGTTCGTTGAGCGAGCTGTACGAAAATATCAGGGACTTTTTTGTGTTTATAGAAAATGATAATCTGATTGGTTGTGCAGCCTTGCATATTTTCTGGAAGGACCTTGCGGAGATAAAGTCAGTCGCTGTGCTGGAATCTCACCAGCGCAAAGGTGTTGGTAAAAAACTTGCGATGGCTTGTGTACGGGAGGCAAAGAAATTGCAAATTGCAAAGATGTTTGTCCTTACCTATGTGCCTGAGTTCTTTGAGAAATGCGGATTCCGCAGGGTAGAGAAGGAAACCCTGCCTCACAAGATATGGTCAGAATGTGTCAAATGCCATAAATTCCCTGATTGTGGAGAAATCCCGCTGATTTACGAATTGAATAAAAACAATGGACGAGGTACTGCCTTGTAA
- a CDS encoding TatD family hydrolase, with protein sequence MIIDTHAHLDFPEYKGDLESVLSRAKEADVGCIINVGTSLASSKKSIALANRFDNIYASIGIHPHDSSKVSEQDWQTLESLVKEPKVIAIGETGLDYYRNRSPHEDQQHIFRKHLTLAKSHNLPVIIHCREASNDCLTILHEYKNTVIKGVIHCFSGTKETAEKCIELGLYISFAGPITFSNANNLREIAKTVPVERLLLETDCPFLSPQPKRGERNEPSYLSFIIPILADVYGLSVQDIKRITTFNAYKLFGIGEPEQEGKVAYAIRNSLYINLTNRCSNVCTFCMRETYPIVKGHHLGLKKEPTAEEVIHAIGDPGGYDEAVFCGYGEPTERLDVLIAVARFLKSKGKRIRLDTNGHGDLINGRPIINELKGLIDTMCISLNADTAEKYEEICKPVFGEKAYPALIQFIKSAKRAIPNVQVSIVEMPGIDTEKCKKIAQELGVDFRIRKYNVLG encoded by the coding sequence GGAATCTGTTTTATCTCGCGCAAAGGAAGCCGATGTAGGCTGTATTATTAATGTGGGGACAAGCCTTGCATCGAGCAAGAAAAGTATTGCGTTAGCTAATCGATTTGACAATATCTATGCGAGTATCGGGATTCACCCCCACGACTCCTCAAAGGTTTCAGAACAGGATTGGCAGACGCTGGAATCCCTGGTAAAAGAGCCGAAGGTGATAGCGATAGGGGAAACGGGACTTGACTACTACAGGAATCGCAGTCCCCATGAGGACCAGCAGCATATTTTTCGCAAACACCTGACTCTGGCGAAATCCCACAACCTGCCGGTCATTATCCACTGCCGTGAAGCCAGTAACGATTGCTTAACAATATTACATGAGTACAAAAATACTGTGATAAAGGGTGTTATTCATTGTTTTAGCGGAACAAAGGAAACTGCAGAAAAATGCATAGAGCTGGGATTATATATCTCTTTTGCAGGGCCGATCACTTTTTCAAATGCGAACAATCTGCGTGAGATTGCCAAAACAGTTCCTGTTGAAAGGCTCCTTTTAGAAACAGATTGCCCTTTTTTGTCGCCGCAACCCAAAAGGGGGGAACGCAACGAGCCCTCCTATCTATCCTTCATTATTCCTATACTAGCCGATGTCTACGGACTGTCTGTACAGGATATTAAACGAATTACCACCTTTAATGCGTATAAATTATTTGGAATCGGTGAGCCTGAACAGGAAGGGAAGGTTGCTTACGCCATACGAAATTCTTTATACATAAATCTCACAAATCGGTGTTCAAATGTGTGTACCTTTTGCATGAGGGAGACCTATCCTATTGTTAAGGGACACCATTTGGGCTTAAAAAAAGAACCGACTGCAGAAGAGGTAATACACGCCATTGGAGATCCGGGTGGTTATGACGAGGCCGTCTTTTGTGGCTATGGTGAACCTACGGAACGGTTGGATGTGTTGATAGCCGTTGCTCGATTCCTGAAATCGAAGGGGAAGCGTATTCGATTAGACACAAACGGTCATGGTGACCTGATCAACGGGAGGCCCATTATCAACGAATTAAAAGGCCTGATCGATACCATGTGCATTAGTTTGAATGCTGATACGGCAGAAAAGTATGAAGAGATCTGTAAACCGGTTTTTGGGGAAAAGGCATATCCTGCCCTCATTCAGTTTATCAAGAGCGCAAAGCGGGCAATACCCAATGTACAGGTTTCTATAGTAGAAATGCCCGGTATAGATACAGAAAAATGTAAAAAGATTGCCCAGGAGCTTGGGGTAGATTTCAGGATAAGAAAGTATAATGTACTTGGTTAA